In Salvelinus alpinus chromosome 19, SLU_Salpinus.1, whole genome shotgun sequence, the genomic stretch GATCACTAAATGAGGGCTGTTGGCAAGGATACAAATCTACAGTACATAACTGACAGATGATGTAAGTTTAAGCACCCTTTCAATCTatctctcctcctatcctcttCTCCTGCAGAGTGTTGATGGAGAGGATTTCGAATGTCAGCCGGGACAGTGGTTATCTGTGGTGGAATTCTAGCTACAGTCATCTTACTGACTATCGTTGCAGTACTGTGCTACTGTAGGTTGCAGGTAGGTTATAGTTTTGTCTAACTTAGCTATGATAAGTGCATGTATGCTCAGGGTTTACGGCGACCAGCTTGTTCACTCTTTCATATGTTTCTCTGCAGTATTATTGCTGTAAGAGGGAGGagccagagagggaggaggaggagcaaccGGACCTcaccaccatgtcctctctccccacaccagtACACACGGCCGGGGACCTCGACGTGATGACCACGCCCCCCTCCGAGCCTAACGGGCCCGTCTTTGTCTACACTCCGCCCCTGGTCCGCAAACCAGTGACACGCTCCCATACATTCTGCCCCTCCTGCACGCCTTAC encodes the following:
- the LOC139545972 gene encoding protein FAM163B, producing MSAGTVVICGGILATVILLTIVAVLCYCRLQYYCCKREEPEREEEEQPDLTTMSSLPTPVHTAGDLDVMTTPPSEPNGPVFVYTPPLVRKPVTRSHTFCPSCTPYSLPFYLQHPSERLRNGGERFSYRTVQQQELDLPMDLASFNHKLNLIRSVTMREVVTHSHSVSTDV